A part of Streptomyces sp. NBC_01451 genomic DNA contains:
- a CDS encoding SDR family NAD(P)-dependent oxidoreductase codes for MSGSSVTVVTGGGRGIGAAVCLRLAADGHDVAVGYVRDVRAAESVAAGVREAGARCVTVRVDTSVEADVDRLFDTVEELLGPVTGLVNNAGVTGPLGRLADADPVDLRRVVDVNLLGTLLCSRRAARSMTARGSGVIVNVSSAAATLGGPGDYVHYAATKAALDALTMGLAKELGPDGVRVNAVAPGVIDTEMHATMGDPDRAERMAPTIPLRRPGLPGEVASAVAWLMSAEASYTTGAVLRVSGGR; via the coding sequence ATGAGCGGGTCGTCGGTCACGGTGGTCACGGGTGGTGGTCGGGGGATCGGTGCCGCGGTCTGTCTGCGGCTCGCGGCGGACGGGCATGACGTCGCGGTGGGGTACGTGCGGGACGTGCGGGCCGCCGAGTCGGTCGCGGCGGGGGTGCGGGAGGCCGGAGCGCGGTGTGTGACCGTCCGGGTCGACACCTCGGTCGAGGCGGACGTGGACCGGCTGTTCGACACGGTGGAGGAGCTGCTCGGGCCGGTCACGGGACTGGTGAACAACGCCGGTGTCACCGGGCCGTTGGGCAGGCTCGCCGACGCGGATCCCGTGGATCTGCGTCGCGTGGTGGACGTCAATCTGCTGGGCACGCTGCTGTGTTCGCGCCGGGCCGCGCGTTCCATGACGGCTCGGGGTTCCGGCGTGATCGTGAACGTGTCCTCGGCGGCTGCCACCCTCGGCGGCCCGGGCGACTACGTGCACTACGCGGCGACCAAGGCGGCGCTCGACGCGCTGACCATGGGCCTGGCGAAGGAACTCGGTCCGGACGGCGTCCGCGTCAACGCGGTGGCGCCGGGCGTCATCGACACCGAGATGCACGCGACGATGGGCGACCCGGACCGGGCGGAACGCATGGCCCCGACGATTCCGCTCCGCAGGCCGGGGCTGCCCGGCGAAGTCGCGTCAGCCGTCGCCTGGTTGATGTCCGCGGAGGCCTCGTACACGACGGGCGCGGTGCTGCGGGTGTCCGGCGGGCGGTGA
- a CDS encoding ABC transporter permease has product MTAVLQTTPTAEPVANYRLSLRRFTRNKLAVAGLAVVVLFLLFCFVGPLLYSTDQTHTDLTQVNLGPGGSHWLGTDAVGHDELGRLMYGGKVSMLVGLAAGVLATVIGTLWGATAGYAGGWLDAVMMRIVDAGIAIPALFILLVVSAITTPDTLGLIIVLGLVSWLVPSRLVRAETLTLKSRDYVLTLRATGGTHGRAIRRHILPNSVSTIVVAATFQVADAILLVAYVSYLGLGVQPPKTDWGGMLSAGLTAAYSGRWWLIVPPGLAIILVVCAFNAIGDGLRDAFDVRGRG; this is encoded by the coding sequence ATGACGGCCGTACTGCAGACCACGCCCACGGCGGAGCCGGTGGCCAACTACCGCCTGTCGCTGCGACGGTTCACGCGCAACAAGCTGGCCGTGGCCGGACTCGCCGTGGTCGTCCTCTTCCTTCTGTTCTGTTTCGTGGGCCCGCTCCTGTACTCCACCGACCAGACTCATACGGACCTCACGCAGGTCAACCTCGGTCCGGGCGGCTCCCATTGGCTCGGCACCGACGCAGTGGGCCACGACGAGCTCGGGCGGTTGATGTACGGCGGCAAGGTCTCGATGCTCGTCGGGCTGGCGGCCGGAGTCCTGGCCACCGTTATCGGCACGCTGTGGGGCGCCACGGCCGGGTACGCCGGCGGTTGGCTGGACGCGGTGATGATGCGGATCGTGGATGCCGGGATCGCCATCCCCGCGCTGTTCATCCTGCTGGTCGTCTCCGCCATCACGACCCCGGACACACTCGGCCTGATCATCGTGCTCGGGCTGGTGTCCTGGCTGGTGCCGTCGCGGCTCGTGCGGGCGGAGACGCTCACGCTCAAGAGCCGGGACTACGTGCTGACGCTGCGCGCGACCGGCGGCACCCACGGTCGGGCCATCCGGCGGCACATCCTGCCGAACTCGGTGTCGACGATCGTCGTCGCGGCCACCTTCCAGGTCGCCGACGCGATCCTGCTCGTCGCGTACGTGTCGTATCTCGGCCTGGGGGTCCAGCCGCCGAAGACCGACTGGGGCGGCATGCTGTCCGCCGGGCTGACGGCGGCGTACTCCGGGCGCTGGTGGCTGATCGTTCCGCCGGGTCTCGCGATCATCCTCGTCGTGTGCGCGTTCAACGCGATCGGCGACGGGCTGCGCGACGCCTTCGACGTGAGGGGCCGAGGGTGA
- a CDS encoding ROK family protein, whose amino-acid sequence MTRSPEVVAGVDIGGTTTQVVLCAEDLGIGDRLEVPTPADRGGTAMVGTALEAVRQLLGRTPGRLLGVGVGAAGLVDVRAGRILVASDSFRNWAGFEVTATVERALGVPAFLDNDVNAFLRGEAAAGAVAGEPYVLGMTLGTGVGGALWLEDALYDGPHGAAGEIGHVPGFGDLPCTCGGRGHLETLASGRSIAARYRERTGRDLTAHEVADAAARSEADAVAVYEAAGAGVARALLITAGLLDVTTCVIGGGVSRSWALLEPAVRRTLTAEPPVSGRPLHVLPAALGGDAVAVGAAARAWAELGAVGAARERAGA is encoded by the coding sequence GTGACGCGCTCTCCCGAGGTGGTCGCGGGCGTCGACATCGGCGGCACAACCACCCAAGTGGTGCTGTGCGCCGAGGACCTCGGCATCGGCGACCGCCTGGAGGTGCCCACCCCCGCGGACCGGGGCGGGACGGCGATGGTCGGCACCGCGCTGGAAGCCGTACGACAGTTGCTCGGGCGAACTCCCGGGCGGCTGCTCGGGGTCGGGGTCGGGGCGGCCGGGCTGGTGGACGTGCGGGCCGGGCGGATTCTGGTGGCCAGCGACTCCTTCCGGAACTGGGCCGGGTTCGAGGTGACGGCGACGGTCGAACGGGCACTGGGCGTACCGGCGTTCCTCGACAACGACGTCAACGCGTTCCTGCGCGGGGAGGCGGCGGCCGGTGCGGTCGCGGGTGAACCGTATGTGCTCGGCATGACGTTGGGCACCGGGGTCGGCGGGGCGCTGTGGCTGGAAGACGCCCTTTACGACGGTCCGCACGGGGCGGCCGGCGAGATCGGGCACGTGCCCGGCTTCGGTGACCTGCCGTGCACCTGCGGTGGGCGCGGCCATCTGGAGACACTGGCGTCGGGCCGCTCGATCGCCGCCCGGTACCGCGAGCGCACCGGCCGTGACCTGACAGCCCACGAGGTCGCCGACGCGGCGGCCCGGAGCGAGGCGGACGCGGTCGCCGTCTACGAGGCGGCGGGTGCGGGCGTGGCCCGGGCGCTGCTGATCACGGCGGGGCTGCTGGACGTCACGACCTGCGTGATCGGCGGGGGTGTCAGCCGGTCGTGGGCGCTGCTGGAGCCCGCCGTACGCCGGACGCTGACCGCCGAGCCGCCCGTCAGCGGACGTCCCCTGCACGTGCTGCCCGCGGCTCTCGGCGGGGACGCGGTGGCGGTCGGTGCGGCGGCCCGGGCGTGGGCGGAGCTGGGTGCGGTCGGGGCGGCGCGGGAGCGGGCGGGGGCATAG
- a CDS encoding UDP pyrophosphate phosphatase, with the protein MKFISTKSFMPFVYYRIALGIVIIALVATGALSPHAAESSG; encoded by the coding sequence ATGAAGTTCATCTCGACCAAGTCGTTCATGCCGTTCGTCTACTACCGCATCGCCCTCGGCATCGTCATCATCGCCCTGGTGGCGACGGGCGCCCTGAGCCCGCACGCGGCGGAGTCCTCCGGCTGA
- a CDS encoding nucleotidyl transferase AbiEii/AbiGii toxin family protein, with amino-acid sequence MAGELLAGALRTGVDDVTGGQWPAGTPFHARGFLERLSDDVDLFTDIADPMAYSEAVDAVAEAYRAAGLTVEVEKSGGVFARFAVADGQGRTAKVELGCDWRAHPPAVLEIGPILHADDAVANKVTTLFGRAAPRDYLDVHAALASGRYSGGQLLELALEHDAGFDPRYFAQALRAGDRWPDRE; translated from the coding sequence GTGGCGGGCGAGCTCCTGGCGGGTGCCCTCCGCACAGGCGTCGATGACGTCACGGGCGGACAGTGGCCGGCGGGTACGCCGTTCCATGCGCGTGGGTTCCTGGAACGGCTGTCGGACGACGTCGACCTGTTCACGGACATCGCTGACCCGATGGCCTACTCCGAGGCCGTCGATGCGGTGGCTGAGGCCTACCGGGCGGCGGGCCTCACCGTTGAGGTGGAGAAGTCCGGTGGAGTGTTCGCCCGGTTCGCGGTTGCTGATGGACAGGGGCGCACGGCGAAGGTGGAGCTCGGGTGCGACTGGAGGGCTCACCCGCCTGCCGTGTTGGAGATCGGTCCAATCCTGCATGCCGATGACGCCGTGGCCAACAAAGTGACCACCCTCTTCGGACGGGCGGCGCCACGGGATTACCTCGATGTGCATGCCGCGCTCGCCTCCGGACGGTACTCGGGTGGGCAACTGCTGGAGTTGGCGTTGGAGCACGACGCCGGGTTCGATCCGCGTTACTTCGCCCAAGCGCTGAGGGCGGGCGACCGTTGGCCGGACCGGGAGTAG
- a CDS encoding ABC transporter ATP-binding protein has product MTETEGTKVANILEVEDLGVTFGTDTGDVHAVREVSLYVRPGETLALVGESGSGKSTVALAAMGLLPSNARASGRISIDGTQVVGAGEAELSRLRGRTASMVFQEPATALDPLTRVGAQIAEVVRNHRPVSRAAAAREAVELLRRVGIPEPERRASAFPFQLSGGQRQRVVIAMAIANSPGLLIADEPTTALDVTVQAEILDLLRALAADSGTGVLLVTHNMGVVADFADRVAVMLNGEVVESGSVEQVLLHPEHDYTQRLLEAVPRLTVQAPVVKASAEEASVVADVPQEVAGEPGDAKGGPPAPEGDAVVELRGVSVRFGRGPGAVQALQEVSLTVRPGETVGLVGESGSGKSTAARVALGLVAPTGGTVSLFGRELGRTRGRARRALLSGVGVVLQDPVASLDARMSVGECVAEPLRMHRRGLSAAERRALVAEVLERVRLPRELARRGPRELSGGQRQRVSLARALVLEPRLLVADEPTSALDVSVQRTVLEVIAELQGELGFACLFVSHDLAVVQQFAQRVVVMRAGQVEEQGPTMTTLLRPETEYTRRLIAAVPVPDPVVQRRRRETLRTGVTA; this is encoded by the coding sequence GTGACGGAAACAGAGGGGACGAAGGTGGCGAACATCCTGGAGGTCGAGGATCTCGGGGTGACCTTCGGCACCGACACAGGTGACGTGCACGCCGTGCGTGAGGTGTCGTTGTACGTCCGGCCCGGCGAGACGCTGGCGCTGGTCGGCGAGTCCGGGTCCGGGAAGTCGACGGTGGCGCTCGCGGCGATGGGGCTGCTGCCGTCCAACGCCCGTGCGTCGGGGCGGATTTCCATCGACGGCACACAGGTCGTCGGGGCCGGTGAGGCCGAACTCTCCCGGCTGCGCGGCCGCACCGCGTCGATGGTGTTCCAGGAGCCGGCCACCGCGCTCGATCCGCTGACCCGGGTCGGTGCGCAGATCGCCGAGGTCGTACGCAATCACCGGCCCGTCTCCCGTGCCGCGGCCGCACGTGAAGCCGTCGAACTCCTGCGCAGGGTCGGCATTCCCGAGCCGGAGCGGCGGGCGTCGGCGTTTCCGTTCCAGCTGTCGGGCGGGCAGCGACAGCGGGTCGTCATCGCGATGGCGATCGCCAACTCACCGGGTCTGCTGATCGCGGACGAGCCGACGACCGCCCTCGACGTCACCGTGCAGGCCGAGATCCTGGATCTGCTCAGGGCGTTGGCGGCCGACTCCGGCACCGGCGTGCTGCTGGTGACGCACAACATGGGCGTGGTCGCCGACTTCGCCGACCGGGTCGCGGTGATGCTGAACGGTGAGGTCGTTGAGAGCGGGTCCGTGGAGCAGGTGCTGTTGCACCCCGAACACGACTACACGCAGCGATTGTTGGAGGCCGTTCCTCGGCTGACCGTTCAGGCGCCGGTGGTGAAGGCATCGGCCGAGGAGGCATCGGTGGTGGCGGACGTACCGCAGGAAGTGGCGGGTGAGCCAGGGGACGCGAAGGGAGGACCGCCGGCCCCGGAGGGGGATGCCGTGGTCGAACTCCGGGGCGTCTCCGTGCGGTTCGGGCGTGGACCGGGTGCCGTGCAGGCGCTTCAGGAGGTGTCGCTCACGGTGCGGCCCGGGGAGACGGTCGGACTGGTGGGCGAGTCGGGGTCCGGCAAGTCGACGGCGGCGAGGGTGGCGTTGGGCCTCGTCGCGCCGACCGGTGGCACCGTGTCCTTGTTCGGGCGGGAGCTCGGCCGGACCCGGGGCCGTGCGCGCCGGGCCCTGCTGTCCGGGGTCGGCGTGGTGCTCCAGGATCCGGTGGCCTCGCTGGATGCCCGGATGAGTGTCGGGGAGTGCGTGGCCGAGCCGTTGCGGATGCATCGCCGGGGCCTGTCGGCGGCCGAGCGGCGGGCGCTGGTCGCGGAGGTGCTGGAACGGGTGCGGCTGCCGAGGGAGTTGGCGCGGCGCGGGCCCCGTGAGCTGTCCGGCGGTCAGCGGCAGCGGGTCAGTCTCGCGCGGGCACTCGTCCTGGAACCGCGGCTGCTGGTCGCGGACGAGCCGACGAGTGCGCTGGACGTGAGTGTGCAGCGGACCGTGCTTGAAGTGATCGCGGAGTTGCAGGGCGAACTCGGGTTCGCGTGTCTGTTCGTGTCGCACGACCTCGCGGTGGTCCAGCAGTTCGCACAGCGGGTCGTCGTCATGCGGGCCGGACAGGTCGAGGAACAGGGGCCGACCATGACCACACTGCTGCGTCCGGAGACGGAGTACACACGCCGGCTCATCGCGGCCGTGCCCGTGCCGGACCCGGTCGTGCAGCGCCGCCGCCGGGAAACCCTGCGTACGGGGGTCACCGCGTGA
- a CDS encoding IS481 family transposase has translation MLLRLAYLCVANVFALLRLHGELLVLGVKVAASTVWEILMDAGIPPTAELTSSTWEDSLRSQADALPAGDFFETITLSRTRLYVFTVIGDAGRRTRILGATTHPTASWAAQSARNLVIDLEDTGCEARYVIRDRHGKFPELFDTILADPGIEVVLSGIRIPRMNSVIERWVQTCRRELLDRTLIWNQHHLLHALREFEQFNNAHRPYQGIANTCPLHPLPEPITDHRSGRDRPPRHTSNRPTRRPPSRVPACCATRPDEGL, from the coding sequence GTGCTGCTGCGACTTGCCTACCTGTGTGTGGCGAACGTGTTCGCCCTGCTGCGCCTGCACGGTGAACTGCTCGTCCTCGGCGTGAAAGTGGCGGCGTCCACGGTCTGGGAGATCCTCATGGACGCCGGCATCCCGCCGACAGCCGAGCTGACGTCCAGTACCTGGGAGGACTCCTTGCGTTCCCAGGCCGATGCCCTGCCGGCAGGTGACTTCTTCGAGACCATCACTCTGTCCAGGACGCGGCTGTACGTGTTCACGGTGATCGGGGACGCCGGCCGGCGCACCCGGATCCTGGGCGCGACGACGCACCCGACCGCCTCCTGGGCGGCACAGTCCGCCAGGAACCTCGTCATTGACCTCGAGGACACCGGCTGCGAGGCCCGCTACGTGATCCGGGACCGGCACGGGAAGTTCCCCGAACTGTTCGACACGATCCTCGCCGATCCGGGGATCGAGGTCGTGCTCAGCGGCATCCGGATCCCCCGCATGAACTCCGTCATCGAGAGATGGGTGCAGACCTGCCGCCGTGAACTGCTGGACCGCACCCTGATCTGGAACCAGCACCATCTCCTGCACGCACTGCGGGAGTTCGAGCAGTTCAACAACGCGCACCGGCCGTACCAGGGCATCGCGAACACCTGCCCGCTGCACCCGCTCCCCGAACCGATCACCGATCACCGATCCGGACGAGATCGTCCGCCTCGACATACATCGAACCGACCGACTCGACGGCCTCCTTCACGAGTACCAGCATGCTGCGCGACCAGACCGGACGAGGGCTTATGA